Proteins found in one Neurospora crassa OR74A linkage group II, whole genome shotgun sequence genomic segment:
- a CDS encoding misfolded glycoproteins degradation protein Yos9 produces MRRPSLALLALSSLPFGSARQPASFSIHQDLLAHPQFEVIFSDSYVFEADAFALLEAANKTPKPTPASDGAHDGSTTRTDLTSAIRESATANADTDNGDESIGGTSPLRETYELIAHPPMRYLCSIPIIAPPPALNKTATELAKAEEAREVTRAYNKGWELMRGLENQCLHFVSGWWSYQYCYGKSIVQYHAVPNPKGGPPLRDKNSQEYILGTSLPPSSHSQKGKQIEVPNNEQKQLSPPPNTELQAKDNQRYLVQRLDGGTICDLTGRPRTIEIQYHCNPALSGDRIGWIKEVTTCAYLMVIHTPRLCADVAFLPPKETKAHPITCRQIITSDEEALSFNQRRKNTIDSAAAAAAAVTTEDQKQGSESGSPEKLSYQGLTVAGIPIGARRILPSTHVLPLPRHLQQQRQEAQQGNLLEALTKAAFKADVFGDYGDDNNNNNNNHHPKAGKGRKAAGAGKGQSGQKEMKKMRISERDIDKLGLDQQTLDALREEIRAAGLDPDRNLNDEREAGGEIVWEFYADVSGDEDDGAVAEEGKEVFVWYEDEDEGGEPAEAGKDQKESKKGGNGEGSGSGSEEGSKEEYYRDEL; encoded by the exons ATGCGCCGTCCAAGCCTAGCTCTCCTAGCTCTGAGCTCGCTGCCGTTTGGCAGTGCTCGACAGCCCGCCAGCTTCAGCATCCACCAAGATCTGCTGGCACATCCCCAG TTTGAAGTCATCTTTTCCGACAGTTATGTCTTCGAGGCCGACGCCTTTGCTCTCCTCGAAGCAGCCAACAAGACACCCAAGCCGACCCCAGCGAGCGACGGCGCACACGATGGCTCGACGACAAGAACCGATCTGACCAGTGCGATCCGCGAATCCGCGACGGCAAACGCCGACACCGACAATGGCGACGAGAGCATAGGCGGCACTTCGCCGCTTAGAGAAACGTACGAGCTCATTGCTCACCCGCCCATGCGCTACCTCTGCTCGATCCCCATCATCGCCCCGCCGCCCGCTCTGAACAAGACTGCGACCGAGCTTGCCAAAGCCGAAGAAGCCCGCGAAGTCACTCGCGCCTATAACAAAGGATGGGAGCTGATGCGCGGCCTGGAGAATCAATGCCTTCACTTCGTCAGCGGCTGGTGGAGCTACCAATACTGCTACGGCAAGTCCATCGTGCAATACCACGCCGTACCCAACCCGAAAGGCGGCCCCCCTTTGCGCGACAAGAACAGCCAGGAGTACATTCTCGGGACATCCTTGCCGCcttcctcccactcccaAAAGGGGAAGCAGATTGAAGTCCCCAATAACGAACAGAAGCAGCTCTCCCCACCTCCCAACACCGAGCTCCAGGCGAAAGACAACCAGCGCTACCTCGTCCAGCGACTAGACGGGGGCACCATTTGCGACCTTACGGGCCGTCCACGCACGATCGAGATTCAGTACCACTGCAACCCAGCCCTCTCGGGCGATAGGATCGGCTGGATCAAGGAAGTCACCACCTGTGCCTATCTAATGGTCATCCACACCCCCCGACTCTGCGCCGACGTTGCCTTCCTCCCGCCCAAGGAAACCAAGGCGCACCCGATTACTTGTCGGCAGATCATCACCTCCGACGAGGAAGCCCTGTCTTTCAACCAGCGGAGGAAAAACACCATCgactcagcagcagctgctgcAGCTGCCGTCACTACCGAAGACCAAAAGCAGGGGTCAGAATCGGGATCACCCGAAAAGCTCTCATACCAAGGCTTAACGGTAGCCGGCATCCCCATTGGTGCGCGCCGCATCCTTCCCTCGACCCAcgtcctccccctcccgcGTCATCTACAACAGCAACGACAAGAAGCACAGCAAGGGAACCTTCTCGAGGCACTGACCAAAGCGGCCTTCAAAGCGGATGTCTTTGGTGATTAtggcgacgacaacaacaacaacaacaacaaccaccacccaaaaGCAGGCAAGGGCAGGaaagcagcaggagcaggtaAAGGACAAAGTGGCCAGAAAGAAATGAAGAAAATGAGGATTTCGGAAAGAGATATCGATAAGCTGGGGTTGGATCAGCAGACCCTGGACGCACTCAGAGAGGAAATCAGAGCGGCGGGGTTGGATCCTGATAGGAATTTGAATGATGAGAGGGAGGCAGGGGGCGAGATTGTGTGGGAGTTTTATGCCGATGTTTCgggggatgaggatgacgggGCGGttgcggaggagggaaaggaggTGTTTGTTTGgtatgaagatgaagatgagggggGAGAGCCAGCTGAAGCTGGGAAAGACCAAAAGGAGAGTAAGAAGGGGGGAAATGGGGAGGGaagcggaagtggaagcgagGAGGGGAGTAAGGAGGAGTATTATCGGGACGAACTGTGA